In one Lachnospiraceae bacterium GAM79 genomic region, the following are encoded:
- a CDS encoding leucine-rich repeat protein: MSKLKTKRKKHYLAAAMLAMLAVATPITLYGSVTTYAQTDDAAGAESGEDTGEVTNEETGYHYQKTGEPLVEEKDNNGNIWRIYAAAENTADTEATADTADAVDTEDTSVKKYIATITYGGVDTNSSRAGEFSVFSGYADVFAKYNIVQVEVGEGLTYFNVYSPPENLQYEYIYLPSTMQKLTTALVQQQKKLKEITIPASVTEFNSGSFNHGMFYMDESLEKITFEEGCKLTSFGKNVQYLLYGCKSLKEFTVPASIETIPERCFYNSQYLETIRFEKGSKVESIGKEAFYACYALKDVELAEGLTTIGESAFRNLDQMEKLVIPGTVTTIGICAFYDCDGLQEIVIPDSVTSIGKAAFAYCGNVTDIQLSDQLEMIEEQAFMGCSKVSSLRIPDSVKTIKDEAFRYIYITELPYMQNVTTIGTRAFSISNLRSLEYPKCLTDFTATSLDGGGNAKIKYITFEDGCALNTLPEGLFSTYKENNTNLKEQREIKLPLSLKELNMNVFCGSWNRTMVEIPHKDNDSLQLTLTDYGDKSKETIANSLKSMYYMVHSFEIYRCLTETFGVPRDHITFHEEKVGWKLTGVKDGIYTYTAECSTCGEVSKSLTYDENGFATVDGSYQPAEQVTAENCKAFGLDENYIGYYAVSNAGQLYWFADYVNGNGDDATAHLSENVVLCNDIEMNDTSEWDVWTDETTNVINWPSLGSYNVNFTKYNIIYQGVFDGNHKTIRGLYRKNPGYDNQGGLIGYIGRLGALKNLTIEKSYVTACAVFAGFNNGSVTNCTAGRLRTKYCGHGGAVFVYKNYGIMDACVNTADVEWIDKQRENCFGIVDMNYGIVKNCVNRGAINNTGGRISGDVGGICDWNNGKILNCYNEAPITSTGQAAGIVRDNKGYVANCYNKGALTGTYVGGIAAGTGVAEGGDVIIVNPSIGGWEDTSGGSSDDSGSGSAEAEELVPVSLSQYGIYYCYNTGAVTASDSCAGGIAAYAICSKGTIYGCYNTGDVEGGSHTGGIVGGVENALIRDCYNYSTNIKTTNVATSFQNNEPHAFAAPIAGCVSSYLGNAVVSACCYVGDIDVEAYGYSMDLKGHKVTFTDNEAMTVKDFESGKAAWKLQNGINEDLKASGGKQLFVWKQIISGAEIERYPYLDLTEEETSRSVMQMTFHYTTGGKDLAGYGYTNYNHAVTETQAPTVTGKNDTIHTFDWYEDKELTTLYDFTHVLTTDKDVYAEAYDLYTLEFKLTEGSYASASVDKKKVKELITETGETVVFTVTPDTGCILEGVSLEGKTLTPDEDGNYTISDISANHTVEITTKETEVTFTYKAGEHGTVKWVGDETGSGELTETIKAVSGTPKGVLPVADLGWHFVKWVDSKEGSPSYSITGLYPTAVNGVFEGETYTAIFEKNIETYAISGTVRDPEGNPVPGVTVKLKGNDDTKKTTSAEDGSYRFEKLEEAEYQLAAIKYYENNWKAESETVGVRLEESDVTGRDLKLSMNRATNTKPDGIIEYYRVTLTENARDYLEETGGDVVEDSDYTLSARDRYSNAHAVVYVYEAVRGFDGNYYKLSDEVAEALKTDGRCYTIKNIGKDYIIDVKAEDVIPNRYEVTIPSGGDDYTILPEKEGETISYGEDYSFTVKAAAGRCVLVSANGTRIEFADGKYTIKNVTKPQKIVVEFADQHTCGEWKVVTPATYDAAGEETRTCSVCGAVEIRELAQLICDHEAKRLITDKEATCTMAGSGHYVCDTCGKTVQENVSIAAKGHIWTAWTVTVKPTTSKAGEESRTCSVCKQTEKHQVSKLSQKKYKITYKLNKGKNNKKNPKTYTSAKKVVLKKPTRKGYAFKGWYTDRKCTKKITSIKKGSKKNYTIYAKWSKVKVKKTTGLKVMNTKGKNLVVRYSKVSGAKGYQITYATNSKFTKGKKVVNTTKRTKTIQKLKKGKTYYVRVRAYKKDSTGRKVYGKYSTVKKIKITK; the protein is encoded by the coding sequence ATGAGTAAATTAAAAACAAAGAGAAAAAAGCATTATCTGGCAGCCGCCATGCTTGCCATGCTTGCGGTTGCGACGCCGATAACGCTTTATGGGTCTGTGACAACGTATGCACAGACGGATGACGCGGCCGGGGCAGAATCTGGTGAAGATACTGGTGAAGTAACCAATGAAGAAACCGGATATCACTATCAGAAGACCGGTGAACCATTGGTGGAGGAAAAAGATAACAACGGAAATATATGGCGGATCTATGCAGCTGCAGAAAATACAGCAGATACGGAAGCTACGGCAGACACAGCAGATGCAGTGGATACAGAAGATACATCAGTGAAAAAATATATTGCTACGATCACATATGGAGGCGTAGATACAAACAGCAGCAGGGCTGGTGAGTTTAGTGTATTCTCAGGTTATGCAGACGTATTTGCCAAGTACAATATCGTGCAGGTAGAAGTTGGAGAAGGACTGACATATTTTAATGTATATAGTCCACCAGAAAATCTCCAGTATGAATATATCTATCTTCCAAGTACGATGCAGAAATTAACAACAGCACTGGTGCAGCAACAGAAGAAGCTGAAGGAGATCACGATTCCGGCATCTGTTACAGAATTCAATTCAGGTTCGTTCAATCATGGCATGTTCTATATGGATGAGTCACTGGAGAAGATTACATTTGAGGAAGGATGCAAGCTTACTTCATTTGGAAAGAATGTTCAATATTTACTTTACGGTTGTAAGTCTTTAAAAGAATTTACGGTTCCGGCTTCCATTGAAACGATACCGGAGAGGTGCTTTTATAATTCACAGTATCTTGAGACGATCCGGTTCGAAAAAGGCTCAAAGGTTGAAAGCATAGGAAAGGAAGCTTTTTATGCCTGTTACGCTTTGAAAGATGTTGAATTAGCGGAAGGACTTACAACGATCGGAGAATCAGCATTCCGAAATCTGGATCAGATGGAGAAGCTTGTGATTCCTGGTACAGTCACAACGATCGGTATATGTGCATTTTATGATTGTGACGGATTGCAGGAGATCGTAATTCCGGATTCCGTGACATCAATTGGAAAAGCAGCATTTGCATATTGCGGTAATGTTACCGATATACAACTTTCTGATCAGTTAGAGATGATTGAAGAGCAGGCTTTCATGGGATGCTCAAAGGTATCATCACTTCGGATTCCGGACAGTGTTAAGACAATTAAAGATGAAGCGTTCCGTTATATATATATAACCGAGCTGCCGTATATGCAGAACGTGACTACCATTGGAACCCGGGCATTTAGCATCAGTAATCTGCGAAGCCTTGAATATCCAAAATGCTTGACGGATTTTACAGCGACTTCATTGGATGGTGGCGGAAATGCAAAAATCAAGTACATAACATTTGAAGACGGATGTGCCTTGAATACCTTGCCGGAAGGCTTATTTTCTACATATAAAGAAAATAATACAAATCTGAAAGAACAACGTGAGATTAAGCTGCCTCTTTCTTTAAAAGAGTTAAATATGAATGTATTTTGTGGTTCATGGAACCGAACGATGGTAGAGATTCCGCACAAAGATAACGATTCTTTACAGTTAACTTTAACAGATTATGGAGATAAATCAAAAGAGACGATAGCGAATAGTTTAAAGAGCATGTACTATATGGTACATTCATTTGAGATTTACAGATGCCTGACGGAGACCTTTGGTGTGCCAAGAGATCACATCACTTTCCATGAGGAAAAGGTGGGCTGGAAGTTGACCGGTGTAAAGGATGGCATATATACCTATACGGCAGAATGTAGTACATGTGGAGAAGTCAGCAAGAGCCTGACCTATGATGAAAATGGATTTGCAACGGTGGATGGTTCCTATCAGCCGGCTGAGCAGGTCACGGCGGAGAATTGTAAGGCATTTGGATTAGACGAAAATTACATAGGATACTATGCAGTAAGCAATGCTGGACAGTTATACTGGTTTGCTGATTATGTAAATGGAAACGGAGATGATGCTACGGCACATCTGTCGGAGAATGTCGTTCTTTGCAATGATATTGAGATGAATGATACAAGTGAATGGGATGTATGGACAGATGAAACGACAAATGTGATCAACTGGCCATCTCTCGGATCTTATAATGTTAATTTTACGAAATATAACATTATATATCAGGGAGTTTTTGACGGAAATCATAAGACGATCCGGGGCTTGTATCGGAAAAATCCGGGATATGATAATCAGGGCGGACTGATCGGATATATCGGCAGATTGGGAGCTTTAAAGAATCTGACGATAGAGAAGTCTTATGTAACTGCATGTGCAGTATTTGCAGGGTTCAATAATGGATCCGTTACGAACTGTACAGCCGGAAGACTGCGCACAAAATATTGTGGGCATGGCGGTGCTGTTTTTGTATATAAGAATTATGGAATTATGGATGCCTGTGTGAATACAGCAGATGTAGAATGGATCGATAAACAGCGTGAAAATTGCTTTGGCATAGTAGATATGAATTATGGCATTGTAAAAAACTGTGTCAATCGTGGAGCAATCAATAATACCGGAGGACGCATTAGCGGAGATGTGGGAGGAATTTGTGATTGGAATAATGGCAAGATCCTGAACTGTTATAATGAAGCGCCAATTACATCAACCGGTCAGGCAGCCGGTATTGTAAGAGATAACAAGGGATATGTTGCTAACTGCTATAATAAAGGAGCACTTACAGGAACATATGTCGGAGGTATTGCAGCAGGAACCGGTGTGGCAGAAGGCGGTGATGTAATAATCGTAAATCCATCCATTGGGGGGTGGGAAGATACATCCGGCGGATCTTCAGATGATTCGGGAAGCGGTTCTGCGGAAGCGGAGGAATTGGTTCCGGTTTCTCTGTCACAGTATGGAATCTATTATTGTTATAATACAGGAGCTGTTACAGCTTCGGACAGTTGCGCCGGAGGTATTGCTGCTTATGCAATATGTAGTAAGGGTACGATCTACGGCTGTTATAATACAGGAGACGTTGAAGGTGGTTCCCATACCGGAGGAATTGTAGGAGGGGTAGAGAATGCTCTGATAAGAGACTGCTATAATTATTCCACGAATATAAAGACAACAAATGTTGCAACCAGCTTCCAGAATAATGAACCGCATGCATTTGCAGCGCCTATTGCAGGTTGTGTTTCATCTTATTTGGGAAATGCAGTGGTATCTGCCTGCTGTTATGTGGGAGATATTGATGTGGAAGCTTACGGATATTCCATGGATTTGAAGGGACATAAGGTGACATTTACTGATAATGAAGCTATGACAGTGAAAGATTTTGAATCCGGTAAGGCTGCCTGGAAGCTGCAGAATGGTATCAATGAAGATCTGAAGGCTTCCGGAGGAAAGCAGTTATTTGTATGGAAACAGATAATAAGCGGAGCAGAAATCGAACGATATCCGTATCTTGATTTAACAGAGGAAGAAACAAGTAGAAGCGTTATGCAGATGACCTTCCATTATACGACCGGTGGTAAAGATCTTGCAGGATATGGATATACGAATTACAACCATGCAGTTACCGAGACCCAGGCACCGACTGTAACAGGAAAGAATGATACGATTCATACATTCGACTGGTATGAAGATAAGGAACTTACGACCTTGTATGATTTCACGCATGTATTAACTACAGATAAGGATGTATATGCAGAAGCATATGACCTGTACACTCTGGAATTTAAATTGACGGAAGGTAGTTATGCATCGGCAAGCGTTGATAAGAAGAAAGTGAAAGAGCTTATCACCGAGACCGGTGAGACTGTTGTATTTACAGTAACACCGGATACAGGATGCATATTAGAAGGGGTAAGCTTAGAAGGCAAGACATTGACGCCGGATGAGGATGGCAATTATACGATATCCGATATCTCGGCAAATCATACGGTAGAGATTACAACAAAGGAAACAGAGGTTACATTTACCTACAAGGCCGGCGAGCATGGAACAGTAAAATGGGTAGGTGACGAGACCGGTTCCGGTGAATTGACAGAGACGATCAAGGCAGTAAGTGGAACGCCAAAGGGAGTTCTTCCGGTAGCAGATCTTGGCTGGCATTTCGTGAAGTGGGTTGACAGCAAGGAGGGTAGTCCGTCCTATTCCATAACCGGACTCTATCCAACTGCGGTAAACGGTGTTTTTGAGGGCGAGACCTACACAGCAATCTTTGAAAAGAATATAGAGACCTATGCGATCTCCGGAACTGTTCGCGATCCGGAAGGCAATCCTGTGCCGGGTGTAACAGTTAAATTAAAAGGAAACGATGATACAAAAAAGACGACATCAGCAGAAGATGGCTCTTATCGGTTCGAGAAATTAGAAGAGGCAGAATATCAGTTAGCAGCCATAAAGTACTATGAGAATAACTGGAAGGCAGAGAGTGAAACAGTCGGTGTCAGATTAGAGGAATCGGATGTAACCGGTCGGGATCTTAAGCTTTCGATGAACAGAGCGACAAATACGAAACCTGACGGAATCATCGAGTATTACAGAGTTACTCTTACAGAGAATGCGCGGGACTACCTGGAAGAGACAGGTGGCGACGTAGTTGAAGATTCAGACTATACATTATCGGCAAGAGATAGATATAGCAATGCCCATGCGGTTGTCTATGTGTACGAAGCGGTGAGGGGATTTGATGGCAACTATTATAAACTGTCTGATGAAGTGGCAGAGGCACTTAAGACAGATGGCAGATGCTATACCATTAAGAACATTGGAAAAGACTACATCATAGATGTGAAAGCAGAAGATGTGATCCCGAACCGGTATGAGGTTACGATCCCATCCGGTGGGGATGATTATACGATCCTTCCGGAGAAAGAGGGAGAAACGATCAGTTATGGCGAGGATTATTCCTTTACAGTTAAGGCTGCAGCCGGTCGATGTGTTCTTGTATCTGCAAATGGCACAAGGATAGAATTTGCAGATGGAAAGTATACGATCAAAAATGTGACAAAACCACAGAAGATCGTGGTTGAATTTGCGGATCAACATACCTGTGGAGAATGGAAGGTTGTTACACCTGCTACCTATGATGCGGCAGGAGAAGAAACAAGAACCTGTTCTGTATGTGGAGCGGTTGAGATAAGAGAGCTGGCGCAGCTTATCTGTGATCATGAGGCAAAACGTCTGATAACAGATAAGGAAGCAACCTGTACGATGGCAGGAAGCGGACATTATGTTTGTGATACCTGTGGAAAGACGGTGCAGGAGAATGTCAGTATAGCAGCAAAGGGTCATATCTGGACTGCATGGACAGTGACAGTGAAGCCGACTACCTCAAAGGCAGGGGAAGAAAGCAGAACCTGTTCCGTATGTAAACAGACAGAGAAACATCAGGTTAGTAAGTTAAGCCAGAAGAAGTATAAGATTACATATAAGTTAAATAAGGGTAAGAATAACAAGAAGAATCCGAAGACCTATACATCAGCGAAGAAGGTTGTATTAAAGAAACCGACCCGGAAGGGATATGCATTCAAGGGCTGGTATACAGATCGTAAATGCACGAAGAAAATCACTTCGATCAAGAAAGGTTCAAAGAAAAATTATACCATATATGCGAAGTGGTCGAAGGTAAAGGTGAAGAAGACAACCGGACTTAAGGTTATGAATACGAAGGGCAAGAATCTGGTTGTGAGGTATTCAAAGGTATCCGGGGCAAAGGGATATCAGATCACATATGCGACCAATTCTAAGTTCACCAAGGGTAAAAAGGTTGTCAATACAACGAAGAGAACGAAGACCATACAGAAGCTGAAAAAAGGAAAGACCTATTATGTACGGGTTCGTGCATATAAGAAGGATTCCACAGGCAGGAAGGTATATGGTAAGTACAGCACAGTAAAGAAGATCAAGATAACAAAATAA
- a CDS encoding TetR/AcrR family transcriptional regulator, translated as MNKSEKQKAKENERRQRILDTAFRIFVEKKIEAVSMGEIAEAVGIGRATLFRCYSNKTELAIAVCMAQWKSYLDELDRNRPISSVQDIPAIDRFIFTLDSYIEMYLNHKELLQYNDNFNHYVTHEGVDPEQFENIHTSVYSADTRLHMMYEKAKEDHTFRTDIPEDEFIRVTVHTMMAACTYYAGGFIWGAEDNRDYMPELIRLKEMIINYATASV; from the coding sequence ATGAACAAATCAGAGAAACAAAAAGCAAAAGAAAATGAACGACGACAGCGGATCCTGGATACTGCATTTCGAATCTTTGTAGAAAAGAAGATTGAAGCGGTAAGTATGGGCGAGATCGCAGAGGCGGTCGGTATCGGCAGGGCGACCTTATTCCGGTGTTATTCGAATAAGACAGAACTGGCGATCGCAGTCTGTATGGCACAGTGGAAATCATATCTGGATGAGCTCGATAGAAACAGACCGATTTCATCGGTTCAGGATATTCCGGCGATCGATCGATTCATATTCACGCTGGACAGTTATATTGAAATGTATCTGAACCATAAGGAACTGCTTCAGTACAATGATAACTTTAATCACTACGTCACACATGAGGGCGTAGATCCGGAACAGTTTGAGAATATTCATACGTCGGTGTATTCGGCTGATACCCGATTGCATATGATGTATGAGAAAGCAAAGGAAGATCATACCTTTCGCACGGATATACCGGAGGATGAATTTATCCGTGTGACCGTACATACGATGATGGCAGCATGTACCTACTACGCGGGAGGCTTTATATGGGGCGCAGAGGATAACAGGGATTATATGCCGGAGTTGATACGTTTAAAGGAAATGATCATAAACTATGCGACAGCATCCGTATAA
- a CDS encoding HAD-IC family P-type ATPase, which yields MDDTNANQINPSIRGLTENEVKKRIEKGLTNQTDISTDKTTKEIILSNTLTYFNLIFLIITVLLILVGSFRNLTFLPIIIGNTLIGIIQELRAKKTLEKMNFLNAPHADVVRDGVLQQIRSEELVKDDVILLTAGKQICADAVVIDGSIQVNESLLTGEADEVEKTSGSSLLSGSFVVSGECYARLEKVGNESYISKLSMEAKTMGSGEQSEMIRSINLIVKWVGIIIIPIGIILFWQSHFVNDDSIRKSVTSTVAAILGMIPEGLYLLTTIALALSTMNLAKRKVLLHDMKSIETLARVDVLCVDKTGTITEPVMSIKDVFLSKDSRNPLKTIDELKGLLIDYTAASQDNNATMEALKKYADEADGSVGKHRVPLDRLAFSSSLKYGSITFSDGIYLLGAPEFIMRDDYASIEKEILPYAEKGDRVLLFGRYEGSSIANGLSDRVTPLGFVALANPIRENAVKTFAYFKSQDVAIKVISGDNPKTVSQIAVQAGIDNAESYVDATTLDTDTKIKKAVREYTVFGRVTPKQKQKLVQALKKQGHTVAMTGDGVNDILAMKDADCSVAMASGSEAATQAAQVVLLDSDFAHMPDVVYEGRRVVNNVQRSASLFLVKNIFSLLMSLFSVIFMITYPLEPAQISLVSMFTIGAPGFLLALEPNRDRIKGHFLTNVMFKAFPGGLTDVIAVGALVICGEVFALPGESIGTIATMVLCVVGFMILFKISEPLNKMKYGVIGLNIVGFIFSGFFLKKLFALTDLSNICVLLMVVFGFAAESLFRYLTLLVEKLQEYYKKKKPKLKKYLELK from the coding sequence ATGGACGATACAAATGCAAATCAGATCAATCCTTCGATCCGGGGACTGACAGAAAACGAAGTAAAGAAACGAATCGAAAAAGGGCTGACGAATCAGACCGATATATCGACGGATAAAACAACGAAAGAGATCATTCTGTCGAATACACTTACATACTTTAACTTAATATTTCTTATTATCACAGTATTATTGATCCTTGTTGGTTCCTTTCGGAACCTGACTTTTCTGCCGATCATCATAGGTAATACATTGATCGGTATCATACAGGAGCTGCGTGCGAAGAAGACACTGGAAAAAATGAATTTCTTAAATGCACCTCATGCAGATGTAGTCAGAGATGGGGTTTTACAGCAGATCCGTTCGGAAGAACTGGTAAAGGATGATGTCATTTTACTGACAGCCGGAAAGCAGATCTGTGCAGATGCGGTTGTTATCGATGGCAGCATTCAGGTAAATGAATCCCTCCTTACCGGTGAAGCGGACGAGGTAGAAAAGACGAGCGGCAGTTCTCTGTTATCCGGCAGCTTTGTGGTGTCCGGTGAATGTTATGCCAGACTGGAAAAGGTCGGAAATGAATCCTATATCTCAAAACTCAGCATGGAAGCAAAGACCATGGGAAGCGGTGAACAGTCCGAGATGATCCGGTCGATCAACCTGATCGTAAAATGGGTTGGTATCATCATTATACCGATCGGTATCATTCTGTTCTGGCAGAGCCATTTCGTAAATGATGACTCGATCCGGAAGAGTGTAACCTCGACGGTTGCAGCTATCCTTGGTATGATCCCGGAGGGGTTATATCTTCTTACTACGATCGCACTGGCACTCAGTACGATGAATCTGGCAAAACGAAAAGTCCTGCTGCATGATATGAAAAGTATCGAGACGTTGGCGCGTGTCGATGTGCTGTGCGTGGATAAGACCGGAACGATCACAGAACCGGTTATGAGTATCAAGGATGTATTCTTAAGTAAGGACAGCCGGAATCCGTTAAAGACGATAGACGAATTAAAGGGGCTGCTGATCGATTATACAGCAGCGTCACAGGATAATAACGCTACGATGGAGGCATTGAAGAAATATGCCGATGAGGCAGACGGTAGTGTCGGAAAACACAGAGTACCGCTTGATCGTCTGGCATTTTCATCCAGTTTGAAATACGGTAGTATTACATTTTCGGATGGCATCTATCTGCTTGGCGCACCGGAATTCATCATGCGAGATGATTATGCGTCAATCGAGAAAGAGATTCTTCCTTATGCCGAAAAGGGAGATCGTGTGCTGTTATTTGGAAGATATGAAGGAAGCAGTATTGCAAATGGATTATCTGACAGAGTAACACCGCTTGGCTTTGTGGCACTGGCAAATCCGATCCGTGAAAATGCGGTAAAGACTTTTGCATACTTTAAGAGTCAGGATGTAGCGATCAAGGTTATATCCGGTGATAATCCAAAGACGGTATCACAGATCGCAGTTCAGGCGGGTATTGACAACGCAGAAAGTTATGTGGATGCAACGACACTTGATACGGATACGAAGATTAAGAAAGCCGTACGAGAATATACGGTATTTGGCCGTGTGACGCCGAAGCAGAAGCAGAAGCTTGTGCAGGCACTTAAAAAGCAGGGGCATACCGTGGCCATGACAGGTGATGGTGTCAATGATATCCTTGCAATGAAGGATGCGGATTGCAGCGTGGCGATGGCATCTGGTAGTGAAGCTGCAACACAGGCAGCACAGGTCGTTTTGCTAGATTCAGATTTTGCACATATGCCGGATGTGGTATACGAAGGACGACGGGTTGTAAATAATGTACAGCGTTCCGCCAGCCTGTTCCTTGTTAAGAATATATTCTCACTGTTGATGTCGCTGTTCTCGGTTATCTTTATGATCACCTATCCGCTGGAACCGGCGCAGATCTCATTGGTCAGTATGTTTACGATCGGTGCTCCCGGATTTCTGTTGGCACTCGAACCGAACAGAGACAGGATCAAAGGACATTTCCTTACAAATGTTATGTTCAAAGCATTTCCGGGTGGTCTTACTGATGTAATTGCGGTTGGTGCGTTAGTAATCTGCGGTGAGGTATTTGCCCTGCCGGGAGAAAGCATCGGTACGATCGCAACAATGGTGCTTTGCGTTGTTGGCTTTATGATCCTGTTTAAGATCAGTGAGCCGTTAAACAAGATGAAATATGGTGTGATCGGACTGAACATCGTTGGATTTATATTCTCAGGATTTTTCCTGAAGAAGTTATTTGCATTGACCGATCTGTCAAATATCTGCGTACTGCTTATGGTGGTATTCGGATTCGCGGCAGAATCCCTGTTCCGCTACCTCACCCTGTTGGTGGAGAAGCTGCAGGAATACTATAAAAAGAAAAAGCCAAAGCTTAAAAAATATCTGGAGCTTAAATAG
- a CDS encoding phosphatase PAP2 family protein, with the protein MELTILDFIQEHMRNAFLDVVMPFVSTLGNAGVIWIALTIVLLISKKHRKTGILMALALVFDVILCNGILKNAVARTRPFDVNTAISLLVKKPTDYSFPSGHTAASFAAVTALFFAKEKYRYPALVLAVLIAFSRLYLYVHYPTDILGGILVGILCGVIAYLITKKKLKFNSLNE; encoded by the coding sequence ATGGAGTTAACGATTTTGGATTTTATACAGGAGCATATGAGAAATGCATTTCTTGATGTAGTGATGCCATTTGTATCGACACTTGGAAATGCAGGGGTCATCTGGATCGCACTTACGATCGTGCTGTTGATCAGTAAGAAACACAGAAAGACAGGAATCCTGATGGCACTTGCACTGGTATTTGATGTTATACTTTGTAATGGCATATTGAAGAATGCGGTAGCAAGGACAAGACCCTTTGATGTAAATACAGCGATTTCCCTGTTAGTGAAGAAGCCGACAGATTATTCATTCCCATCCGGTCATACGGCAGCGTCCTTTGCAGCAGTAACTGCATTGTTTTTTGCAAAAGAGAAATACCGGTATCCGGCACTGGTGCTTGCGGTGCTGATCGCATTTTCCAGACTATACCTGTATGTGCATTACCCGACCGATATCTTAGGTGGTATTCTGGTTGGAATTCTGTGTGGCGTAATAGCATATCTGATCACAAAAAAGAAACTGAAGTTTAATTCATTGAATGAATAG
- a CDS encoding Hsp20/alpha crystallin family protein: MLRPSIFGESLFDDWMDDFPFGKEFEKEMFPEKSPLYGKHAKNMMKTDVRETDDSYEVDIDLPGFKKDEVNVKLEDGYITISAEKGLDKDEKDKKTGKYIRRERYAGSMSRSFYVGDGISQKDIHAKYESGILRLTLPKKAPEAIEKENFIAIE; encoded by the coding sequence ATGTTAAGACCTAGTATTTTTGGAGAAAGTTTATTTGATGATTGGATGGATGATTTCCCATTCGGTAAGGAATTTGAAAAGGAAATGTTTCCAGAGAAAAGCCCGTTGTATGGCAAACATGCTAAGAACATGATGAAGACGGATGTCCGTGAAACAGATGACAGCTATGAAGTAGACATTGACCTTCCTGGATTTAAGAAGGATGAAGTAAATGTCAAACTGGAAGATGGCTACATCACTATTTCCGCTGAAAAAGGTCTGGATAAGGATGAGAAAGATAAGAAGACCGGTAAGTATATCAGACGTGAACGTTATGCCGGCAGCATGAGCAGAAGTTTCTATGTTGGTGACGGTATCAGTCAGAAGGATATACATGCAAAATATGAAAGTGGTATTCTTCGTCTGACCCTTCCAAAGAAAGCACCGGAAGCAATCGAAAAGGAGAACTTCATTGCCATCGAATAA